From the genome of Thermodesulfovibrionales bacterium:
AAAGTTCCAACTATTGGTGAAGTTACTGTTATTAGCCTGCGGGTTTCTTCTTCAGCAGCTACAGGTAAAGGCTGTTTCTCTATCTCCACAGGCTTCTGAGCATGCTGAATCTCAAAAGGTCCTATAAATCTTTCACGCCTTACCTTTACTTTTATTCCCTCTTTTTCAATCACAAGTTCAGTAATATCTGTTTCTTTTAGTAAATTTAATATGTCCTTTAATTCTTCAAGATTCATTATTTTACCCTCTCTACATATTCTCCGGTTCTAGTATCAACCTTTATTATATCTCCTTCAACAATGTGGAAAGGCACCTTTATAATTGCACCGGTTTCAAGTCTTGCCGGTTTTGAGCCGGCTGATGCGGTGTCTCCTTTGAATGGAGGTTCTGTTTCAATAACCTTGAGCTCTACAAACATAGGAGGTTCTACTGTCAGGGGTTGCTCTCTATAGTAAAGCACACGGACATTCATATTTTCCTTTATAAACTTCCTTGCCTCGCCAAGAGCCTCTTCACTTATTGTTACCTGCTCATAGGTCTCTGTATCCATGAAGACATATTCATTTCCTTGGCTGTAAAGATACTGCATCTCCTTTTCTTCAAGCTTAGGCAGCGGTATTTTGTCACCCGCATTAAATGTCTCATCAATAACCCTGCCGGTTTTAAGGGACTTTATCTTTACCCTCATTATAGGTGCACGCTGCTGCATCTTTACATGCTGAGATTCGATAACCTCATAGGGTTCTCCCTTGAACTCAATCTTCATCCCTCTTCTTAATTCACTTGCAGCAATCACAGAAACCTCCTTTAAAACTTAATTCATAATGAATACTTAAATTCTATTAAAAAATCAGACAATATATACTTGGTTTTAACGGATTACCTTAGTGTTATAGTTTACACTATAAAATGGTTTGCTAGCAAGTTAAACGAGCGCCAGTATTATCTCCCTTTCTATCTCATCAACCCTTTCTATCCTTACAGTGACCTCATCTCCTATCCTGAATAACTTCTTTTTTTTCCTTCCGATCAGAGTGAGTGTTTCTTGATCATATATATAAAAATCATCTGTCATATAGGAGACATGAAGAAATCCTTCCACATAAAAATCCTTTAATCTAACCTTCATTCCGTATGGTGTCAGAGATATGATGTTTCCTCTGAACTCTTCTCCTATCTTTTCCTTCATAAACCAGACCCTCATGGCATCTATTACAGTCCTTTCTGCTTCATCAGCAAGCCTTTCCATTCTTGATGAATGAAAGGCTATAGAGGGCAGTATCTCCTCAAGGTCTTTTATTTTTTTGTCTGTCAGTCTGTTGGTGAGGACATCCCTTAATATTCTGTGAACAACAAGGTCAGGATATCTTCTTATGGGCGAGGTAAAGTGAGTGTAGCATCTTGAGGCAAGGCCAAAGTGTCCTGCATTTTCTGGAGAATACCTTGCCTGTTTAAGGCTCCTGAGAAGGATGTAATTTACAAGTTCTTCATGTGGAGAGCCCTTCATCTCTTTTATAAGGGATGAGAGTTGTGAAGTTTTTATAAGTTTTCTGCCGGTGAGGTTTTTTAAAATCTTAGCGAGTTCCTGCATTTTCAGGGGATCGGGTTTTTCATGAATCCTGTAAATAGATGGTACGCACAGTGACTCAAGATACTCTGCAACTGCCTCATTTGCTGCGATCATGAACTCCTCTATAATCATGTGTGCAAAGGTTCTCTCTGCCTTTATAATATTTTCAGGTCTGCCCTGGATATCAAGAATCACCTCTGGCTCTGGAAGGTCAAAGTCAAGACTCCCCCTTTCAATACGTTTTTCCCTTAAAATCCTTGCAAGTTCTTCCATGACCTCAAGATGAGGAAGCAGGAAGGTGTACTTTGTCCGCTCTGATGGTTCTTTATCAATAAGAATTTTTTTGACAGATGTATATGTGAGTCGTGAGCTGCTCTTGATTACACTGGGATAGAAATTTACATTCAACCTTTCTCCATTTTTACTGAAGAGAATCTCAACCGTAAATGCAGCACGCTCAACTCCGGGCTTGAGACTGCAGAGGTCTTCTGATAGCTCCCTAGGAAGCATGGGTATTGCTCTGTCGGGGAAATAGACGCTCGTTGCCCTTTTTCTTGCTTCTCTGTCAAGATTGCTGTTCCAGGGCACAAAATATCCCACATCAG
Proteins encoded in this window:
- the accB gene encoding acetyl-CoA carboxylase biotin carboxyl carrier protein, producing the protein MNLEELKDILNLLKETDITELVIEKEGIKVKVRRERFIGPFEIQHAQKPVEIEKQPLPVAAEEETRRLITVTSPIVGTFYRSPSPDAPPFVEVGTRVKKGQILCIIEAMKLMNEIESEVDGVVMRILVENGQPVEYGEPLFLIEPV
- the efp gene encoding elongation factor P, whose translation is MIAASELRRGMKIEFKGEPYEVIESQHVKMQQRAPIMRVKIKSLKTGRVIDETFNAGDKIPLPKLEEKEMQYLYSQGNEYVFMDTETYEQVTISEEALGEARKFIKENMNVRVLYYREQPLTVEPPMFVELKVIETEPPFKGDTASAGSKPARLETGAIIKVPFHIVEGDIIKVDTRTGEYVERVK
- the rnr gene encoding ribonuclease R, producing the protein MPEYESITPQEIRSLFKKRIKPLSFEEILSLLKIQRKNSKTIKRLLNEMVNKGELVRTRKGHYGPPDEMNLVTGYFEAHGDGYGFVIPEKPGERDIFIPARATGGAMDSDRVIARIEEPERRAGRIIKILERVHKRISGIFEYGRYGSFVRPKNRTLSFDIYIPPNARGGAKNNDHVIAEIVEYPSDSRAPVGKVIKVLKKPDTPIAEIESIIEEFNLQNKFPPEVNSEAREVRKKDIHRKDRKDLTNLITVTIDGENAKDFDDAISIRKLGENYLLYVHIADVGYFVPWNSNLDREARKRATSVYFPDRAIPMLPRELSEDLCSLKPGVERAAFTVEILFSKNGERLNVNFYPSVIKSSSRLTYTSVKKILIDKEPSERTKYTFLLPHLEVMEELARILREKRIERGSLDFDLPEPEVILDIQGRPENIIKAERTFAHMIIEEFMIAANEAVAEYLESLCVPSIYRIHEKPDPLKMQELAKILKNLTGRKLIKTSQLSSLIKEMKGSPHEELVNYILLRSLKQARYSPENAGHFGLASRCYTHFTSPIRRYPDLVVHRILRDVLTNRLTDKKIKDLEEILPSIAFHSSRMERLADEAERTVIDAMRVWFMKEKIGEEFRGNIISLTPYGMKVRLKDFYVEGFLHVSYMTDDFYIYDQETLTLIGRKKKKLFRIGDEVTVRIERVDEIEREIILALV